From Halarcobacter mediterraneus:
AGTTTATATTTTCTTTAGAAACTTTCAAATACTTTTTTGAATAGTCATAAATATCTGCTACTTTTAAAGCTTGTAATTCAAAATGATTTGCTAACTCATATAATGGAGCCTTATATTCAAATAAAGATGTCAAAAGATGTCTTTTGGAACCTAAGAATATATAAGAAATATTTTTTCTATTTTGAATAAAAGTTCTAAGATAAGCATCTAATTTTATATCTTTTATAGTTGCAACTTGTTGAAACTCATCTATTGCTAAAACAATTTGTTTAGTTTTTGCTAATTCATTTAAAGAGTTAAAAAAGTCTTCCATCATCTGTTCAAAACTAAGAGTTGCAATAACTGGCTTTATGCTATATTTTAAAGTAGTTGGATCAATAGTAGGTTCTACTCTTACTCTTTTAAATAAAGATGTCAAAGTTTTAATAGCAGCTTTTAAATCACTTTCTTGAGAGTTTGATAAAGCTTTTAGTAAAGAATAAGCAAAGTCTTCCTTTGAAGTCATATCAAAAATATCAACATAAATACAAAGATAGTCTTTAAAATGTTTTTCTATAAAATTACTAATTAGAGAGCTTTTTCCCATACGCCTTTTTGAGTGAATCAAAATATTGTTTGAGTACTTTACAGTTTTTTCTAATTCTTTTAATTCTTTATCTCTTCCAAAGAAGCACTTGTTATCTGAAATTTTATCATAAGGAAAAGGAGAGAACATTATAAAACCTTAGTATTTATTTTTAGATACTTCTAGTATAGTTAAATTATTTTACAAAGTCAATACCAAAAGTATTTAATAATAAATACTTTTGGTATTTTTATTATATACCTTTTTCTTGAAATTGACTAAGTGCTTGCATTGCCTCAATTCCATAAACCACTGAAGGACCACCACCCATAAGAATAGAAACAGAAACTGTTTCAGCAATTTCTTCTTTACTAGCTCCTGCTTTCATTGCATCATGCACGTGAAATGATATGCAACCATCACATCTTACTGTTATAGCAATACCTAAAGCTATTAACTCTTTTGTTTTAGAATCTAAGGCATTTGATTTTAAACTAGCTCCATGTAAAGACTGAAAACCTTGCATAACTTCAGGCATTTCTAGACCTAATTTTTTCATCCAGCTTGTTAATTCTTCGTAATGTTCAGGGAAATTTTTCATATTTTTATCCTATTAAATGATTTATTATAAACTTAATTATTCTATATAGTTTATACTTAATTAAAGTTGATAAATAATCTTTTTAAATATAAATTTTACTTATATAAAGTTTCGCTTTTTCTTTTACAAAAGAATAGAACAATACTATAAATAAAAACTAAGTATAGTACTACTGGAATAAATCCCATAAATGCAGAAATAAGTAAAAACCCATACAACCAATCAGTTATATATTGAAAAAAAGGAATAATATAACTAGTTCCAGTCATAGTTCCTTCATTCCAACCACTTGTATTCATCAAAAAGCTAATATTGGTCAAAACGATTAAGAAAAAAGCAATTTTACAAGAATGTTTATTTTTTTTAAAAAGAAAACTTATAAAAAAAGCTAAAAAACAATTTATAGTAAAGATTGACAACATTGCTTTTGTGTCACTTGTATAATCTCCACTTACTAATAAAAGAATATTATAGAATACTCCTATGAAAAAAACTATTTTAAAAAATAAATTCAAGGTAAATCTCTT
This genomic window contains:
- a CDS encoding carboxymuconolactone decarboxylase family protein, producing MKNFPEHYEELTSWMKKLGLEMPEVMQGFQSLHGASLKSNALDSKTKELIALGIAITVRCDGCISFHVHDAMKAGASKEEIAETVSVSILMGGGPSVVYGIEAMQALSQFQEKGI
- a CDS encoding AAA family ATPase; translated protein: MFSPFPYDKISDNKCFFGRDKELKELEKTVKYSNNILIHSKRRMGKSSLISNFIEKHFKDYLCIYVDIFDMTSKEDFAYSLLKALSNSQESDLKAAIKTLTSLFKRVRVEPTIDPTTLKYSIKPVIATLSFEQMMEDFFNSLNELAKTKQIVLAIDEFQQVATIKDIKLDAYLRTFIQNRKNISYIFLGSKRHLLTSLFEYKAPLYELANHFELQALKVADIYDYSKKYLKVSKENINYIYEKANGETKLIQNLLHLLYVYKVQNITEENIDELLNEIISSKEASFRIIYDSLNNNQKIALKIVGKYKSGFFVSEVLSEYNIKKQTLQSSINSLFAKEFIDKDADKYFIPDRSLELWIERI